A single genomic interval of Stieleria maiorica harbors:
- a CDS encoding alkaline phosphatase D family protein — protein MRTTLVCSLFALASIVHAQDTPSPKHHVADPADASITISPARDPIRLTHGPMLGQPSATSMRLWARTSDPGQFEVHYGTAADAMDSVSESGETTIGHDNTGVVDLVGLKSDTRYHYQVWVNGRPHGLPGSFRTLPSADQSRNDSYNPDGLFNFRFQIGSCANQNPLHGNGHRATTYEHLNRDWADKVHFHVMNGDWLYEEQRRYPPQAWQLVQGASAMPRVAQIAPTIVGVWENYKLYLDRGESLSQWHRHVPSYFTFDDHELVNDIWGSAETGKRHRRTVFRDIGTQAWYDYLGWANPTEHHHPIHFGKATMRRDSDLLYDQNADFTKMPLSEMGNLHVHWGTPEAGVNDMEYDDDSGHKNSYVYDIVEVIDPHTLRLHMPAKVDDTNVSYSIGRRSYGKKRIGNCEFYFIDTRGDRQMHDVTERDKPGVSMLGRPQREWLLRSMRESDADFRFVISTVPFMIPHSGAGGFEADAENKEEAWTGFFDEREFLIAQWEKIGKRVFVMTGDLHNSFAIKVTDNVWEFCCGPHNSVNHVPVNDESDRPATGKFKFGPRECDIRWSSYILPDLPRLERLYPYFCVVQINNVFNMPQKLGGKRLVAYPHPQVVFQYYDGRTGELAYAESISTER, from the coding sequence ATGCGAACCACGCTCGTCTGTTCTCTGTTTGCGCTCGCATCGATCGTCCACGCGCAAGACACTCCGTCGCCCAAGCACCACGTGGCTGATCCGGCCGATGCGTCGATCACGATTTCTCCGGCGCGTGATCCGATCCGACTGACGCATGGTCCGATGCTCGGGCAGCCCTCGGCAACGTCGATGAGACTCTGGGCGCGGACCTCTGATCCCGGACAGTTCGAAGTCCACTATGGCACCGCGGCGGACGCGATGGACTCGGTCAGCGAGTCCGGCGAGACGACGATCGGTCACGACAATACCGGAGTGGTGGATCTGGTCGGACTGAAAAGCGACACCCGCTACCACTATCAAGTTTGGGTCAACGGTCGCCCGCACGGGCTGCCCGGCAGTTTTCGCACGCTGCCCAGCGCCGATCAGTCGCGAAACGACAGCTACAACCCCGACGGGCTGTTCAATTTCCGGTTTCAGATCGGGTCCTGCGCCAACCAGAACCCGCTGCACGGCAACGGGCATCGTGCGACCACGTACGAGCACCTCAATCGCGACTGGGCCGACAAAGTCCACTTCCATGTGATGAACGGCGATTGGCTGTACGAGGAACAGAGGCGATATCCGCCCCAGGCTTGGCAATTGGTCCAGGGTGCCAGTGCGATGCCCCGAGTCGCCCAGATCGCGCCGACCATCGTCGGCGTCTGGGAAAACTACAAACTGTATCTCGATCGCGGTGAATCGTTGTCACAGTGGCATCGCCATGTGCCCAGCTACTTCACGTTCGATGACCACGAATTGGTCAACGACATCTGGGGTTCTGCAGAAACGGGCAAGCGTCATCGCCGCACGGTGTTTCGCGATATCGGAACGCAAGCCTGGTACGACTACTTGGGTTGGGCCAATCCGACCGAACATCACCACCCGATTCATTTCGGCAAAGCGACGATGCGTCGCGACAGTGATCTGCTGTACGACCAGAACGCCGACTTCACCAAGATGCCGCTTTCAGAAATGGGGAATTTGCACGTCCACTGGGGCACCCCCGAAGCCGGAGTGAACGACATGGAATACGACGACGATTCCGGCCACAAGAACTCCTACGTTTACGATATCGTCGAAGTCATCGATCCGCACACCTTGCGGTTGCACATGCCGGCAAAGGTCGACGACACGAACGTCAGCTATTCGATCGGCCGTCGCAGTTACGGGAAAAAGCGGATCGGCAATTGCGAGTTTTATTTCATCGACACGCGCGGTGATCGCCAGATGCATGACGTGACGGAGCGGGACAAGCCCGGTGTTTCGATGCTGGGACGGCCGCAACGCGAGTGGCTGCTTCGCAGCATGCGTGAAAGCGACGCCGACTTTCGCTTCGTGATCTCGACGGTTCCGTTCATGATCCCGCACAGCGGCGCGGGCGGGTTTGAAGCCGACGCGGAAAACAAAGAAGAAGCCTGGACGGGGTTCTTTGATGAACGCGAGTTTTTGATTGCCCAGTGGGAAAAGATCGGCAAACGCGTGTTCGTGATGACCGGCGACTTGCACAACAGTTTTGCGATCAAGGTCACCGACAATGTTTGGGAGTTCTGTTGCGGGCCGCACAACAGCGTCAACCACGTCCCGGTCAACGACGAAAGCGACCGTCCGGCGACGGGCAAGTTCAAGTTCGGACCACGCGAGTGCGACATCCGCTGGAGCAGTTACATCCTGCCCGACCTGCCGCGACTGGAACGCTTGTATCCGTACTTTTGTGTCGTGCAAATCAACAACGTGTTCAACATGCCGCAAAAGCTGGGCGGGAAACGCCTGGTCGCTTACCCCCATCCCCAAGTCGTCTTCCAGTACTACGACGGCCGAACAGGTGAACTGGCCTACGCCGAATCGATTTCGACCGAGCGGTAA